The proteins below come from a single Nilaparvata lugens isolate BPH unplaced genomic scaffold, ASM1435652v1 scaffold6091, whole genome shotgun sequence genomic window:
- the LOC120356184 gene encoding rho guanine nucleotide exchange factor 9-like — protein sequence PQLNVTVRHAIKVHSCVRDKWLLFCCRSAADKSRWLDAFAQERRLVAQDAQDGLEFAPAARQLARLAAARCYRMPPTKPRGKSYKRGNSVNMAALGARPPSNGVNGGGGGGASLGRRVGTWFTFGANKKTRALGRAATLQTVHPS from the exons AGCCACAACTGAACGTGACAGTGAGGCATGCGATCAAAGTGCACAGCTGCGTGCGCGACAAATGGCTGCTGTTCTGCTGTCGTTCGGCGGCCGACAAGTCGCGCTGGCTGGACGCGTTTGCGCAGGAGCGACGTCTTGTGGCGCAGGACGCACAGGATGGACTTGAATTCGCGCCCGCCGCACGCCAGTTGGCGCGACTCGCCGCTGCCCGCTGCTACCGCATGCCGCCTACTAAGCCGCGTG GCAAAAGCTACAAGCGCGGTAACAGCGTTAATATGGCGGCATTGGGCGCGCGGCCTCCCTCTAATGGCGTCAATGGTGGCGGAGGAGGAGGGGCGTCCCTTGGACGTCGCGTCGGCACGTGGTTCACATTTGGCGCCAACAAGAAAACGCGCGCACTAGGAAGAGCGGCAACACTGCAAACGGTGCATCCGTCATGA